From Argopecten irradians isolate NY chromosome 12, Ai_NY, whole genome shotgun sequence, one genomic window encodes:
- the LOC138336248 gene encoding serine/arginine repetitive matrix protein 2-like isoform X2 produces MAATKRVMATKVKIEDNYTPADMKEKQEVGTNTSESDISMCTAVKRKRGRPRKEEAKTTTPSDRPSSQPRSKTPTTPSDRPSSQPTIKTPDSEADDGVTHSPSPRKRGRPSLGTKTTEDNDTKSPTPRKRGRPSLASLQGNKTKSVGVQMSNQPRKRGRPLGSTNKNKANDVMQYKKKYMKKEKYRLLAKQFKLRRENIKNGPIKTFLTVKPVNRESSDDNSKSPVYNVMPQRKNNVQTPRLTEYQRSLLHVNHSKIYMNYETDNEPALDVLQKKLLAVNTQLIDTEEQKLELEKRIIIFKQRKIELERELLNYQPKRRVLTRVEQIPVVDLTNKVHNGIHQGAKIEGWMALPESVIKACVASSSSSSSPSNVKSSQVDPNDQKAKNMTSKN; encoded by the exons ATG GCTGCCACTAAGAGAGTTATGGCTACAAAAGTGAAGATCGAAGATAATTACACACCAGCTGAT ATGAAGGAGAAACAAGAAGTAGGAACAAATACATCAGAGAGTGATATATCTATGTGTACTGCTGTAAAGAGGAAACGTGGACGTCCTAGAAAGGAGGAGGCAAAGACA ACCACACCATCAGATAGACCTAGCAGCCAGCCAAGAAGTAAGACACCT ACCACACCATCAGATAGACCTAGCAGCCAGCCAACAATTAAGACACCT GACAGCGAGGCTGACGATGGTGTAACACATTCTCCGTCACCGAGAAAGAGAGGGAGGCCATCTTTAGGAACT AAAACTACTGAAGATAATGACACAAAATCTCCGACACCTAGAAAACGAGGAAGGCCGTCTCTAGCATCT TTACAAGGAAATAAAACCAAAAGTGTGGGGGTCCAGATGTCAAATCAGCCAAGAAAACGAGGAAGACCGCTT GGATCAACCAACAAGAATAAAGCTAATGATGTG atgcaatataagaaaaaatatatgaagaaaGAGAAATACCGCCTGTTAGCTAAACAATTTAAATTGAGACgggaaaatatcaaaaatggtCCAATAAAGACGTTTTTGACGGTGAAACCTGTCAACAGAGAAAGCTCAGATGACAATTCAAAGTCGCCTGTGTACAACGTTATGCCTCAGAGAAAGAACAATGTACAAACTCCCAGACTTACCGAGTACCAGAGAAGTCTATTGCATGTGAACCACAGTAAAATATACATGAACTACGAAACAGATAATGAACCCGCTCTGGATGTTCTTCAAAAGAAGCTACTAGCCGTCAACACACAGCTTATAGACACAGAGGAACAGAAGTTAGAACTAGAGAAACGTATCATAATCTTCAAACAACGTAAGATAGAATTAGAACGCGAGTTATTGAATTATCAACCAAAGAGACGAGTGTTAACACGTGTTGAACAGATACCAGTGGTGGATCTGACCAATAAGGTACACAACGGTATCCATCAAGGAGCTAAAATTGAGGGATGGATGGCTCTCCCAGAAAGTGTGATCAAAGCATGCGTAGCGTCGTCATCATCTTCTTCATCGCCTAGTAATGTTAAATCTTCCCAAGTTGATCCAAATGATCAG AAAGCCAAGAATATGACATCCAAAAACTAA
- the LOC138336248 gene encoding serine/arginine repetitive matrix protein 2-like isoform X4, whose translation MAATKRVMATKVKIEDNYTPADMKEKQEVGTNTSESDISMCTAVKRKRGRPRKEEAKTTTPSDRPSSQPRSKTPTTPSDRPSSQPTIKTPDSEADDGVTHSPSPRKRGRPSLGTKTTEDNDTKSPTPRKRGRPSLASLQGNKTKSVGVQMSNQPRKRGRPLGSTNKNKANDVMQYKKKYMKKEKYRLLAKQFKLRRENIKNGPIKTFLTVKPVNRESSDDNSKSPVYNVMPQRKNNVQTPRLTEYQRSLLHVNHSKIYMNYETDNEPALDVLQKKLLAVNTQLIDTEEQKLELEKRIIIFKQRKIELERELLNYQPKRRVLTRVEQIPVVDLTNKVHNGIHQGAKIEGWMALPESVIKACVASSSSSSSPSNVKSSQVDPNDQM comes from the exons ATG GCTGCCACTAAGAGAGTTATGGCTACAAAAGTGAAGATCGAAGATAATTACACACCAGCTGAT ATGAAGGAGAAACAAGAAGTAGGAACAAATACATCAGAGAGTGATATATCTATGTGTACTGCTGTAAAGAGGAAACGTGGACGTCCTAGAAAGGAGGAGGCAAAGACA ACCACACCATCAGATAGACCTAGCAGCCAGCCAAGAAGTAAGACACCT ACCACACCATCAGATAGACCTAGCAGCCAGCCAACAATTAAGACACCT GACAGCGAGGCTGACGATGGTGTAACACATTCTCCGTCACCGAGAAAGAGAGGGAGGCCATCTTTAGGAACT AAAACTACTGAAGATAATGACACAAAATCTCCGACACCTAGAAAACGAGGAAGGCCGTCTCTAGCATCT TTACAAGGAAATAAAACCAAAAGTGTGGGGGTCCAGATGTCAAATCAGCCAAGAAAACGAGGAAGACCGCTT GGATCAACCAACAAGAATAAAGCTAATGATGTG atgcaatataagaaaaaatatatgaagaaaGAGAAATACCGCCTGTTAGCTAAACAATTTAAATTGAGACgggaaaatatcaaaaatggtCCAATAAAGACGTTTTTGACGGTGAAACCTGTCAACAGAGAAAGCTCAGATGACAATTCAAAGTCGCCTGTGTACAACGTTATGCCTCAGAGAAAGAACAATGTACAAACTCCCAGACTTACCGAGTACCAGAGAAGTCTATTGCATGTGAACCACAGTAAAATATACATGAACTACGAAACAGATAATGAACCCGCTCTGGATGTTCTTCAAAAGAAGCTACTAGCCGTCAACACACAGCTTATAGACACAGAGGAACAGAAGTTAGAACTAGAGAAACGTATCATAATCTTCAAACAACGTAAGATAGAATTAGAACGCGAGTTATTGAATTATCAACCAAAGAGACGAGTGTTAACACGTGTTGAACAGATACCAGTGGTGGATCTGACCAATAAGGTACACAACGGTATCCATCAAGGAGCTAAAATTGAGGGATGGATGGCTCTCCCAGAAAGTGTGATCAAAGCATGCGTAGCGTCGTCATCATCTTCTTCATCGCCTAGTAATGTTAAATCTTCCCAAGTTGATCCAAATGATCAG ATGTGA
- the LOC138336248 gene encoding UPF0430 protein CG31712-like isoform X6, producing MAATKRVMATKVKIEDNYTPADMKEKQEVGTNTSESDISMCTAVKRKRGRPRKEEAKTTTPSDRPSSQPRSKTPDSEADDGVTHSPSPRKRGRPSLGTKTTEDNDTKSPTPRKRGRPSLASLQGNKTKSVGVQMSNQPRKRGRPLGSTNKNKANDVMQYKKKYMKKEKYRLLAKQFKLRRENIKNGPIKTFLTVKPVNRESSDDNSKSPVYNVMPQRKNNVQTPRLTEYQRSLLHVNHSKIYMNYETDNEPALDVLQKKLLAVNTQLIDTEEQKLELEKRIIIFKQRKIELERELLNYQPKRRVLTRVEQIPVVDLTNKVHNGIHQGAKIEGWMALPESVIKACVASSSSSSSPSNVKSSQVDPNDQKKAKNMTSKN from the exons ATG GCTGCCACTAAGAGAGTTATGGCTACAAAAGTGAAGATCGAAGATAATTACACACCAGCTGAT ATGAAGGAGAAACAAGAAGTAGGAACAAATACATCAGAGAGTGATATATCTATGTGTACTGCTGTAAAGAGGAAACGTGGACGTCCTAGAAAGGAGGAGGCAAAGACA ACCACACCATCAGATAGACCTAGCAGCCAGCCAAGAAGTAAGACACCT GACAGCGAGGCTGACGATGGTGTAACACATTCTCCGTCACCGAGAAAGAGAGGGAGGCCATCTTTAGGAACT AAAACTACTGAAGATAATGACACAAAATCTCCGACACCTAGAAAACGAGGAAGGCCGTCTCTAGCATCT TTACAAGGAAATAAAACCAAAAGTGTGGGGGTCCAGATGTCAAATCAGCCAAGAAAACGAGGAAGACCGCTT GGATCAACCAACAAGAATAAAGCTAATGATGTG atgcaatataagaaaaaatatatgaagaaaGAGAAATACCGCCTGTTAGCTAAACAATTTAAATTGAGACgggaaaatatcaaaaatggtCCAATAAAGACGTTTTTGACGGTGAAACCTGTCAACAGAGAAAGCTCAGATGACAATTCAAAGTCGCCTGTGTACAACGTTATGCCTCAGAGAAAGAACAATGTACAAACTCCCAGACTTACCGAGTACCAGAGAAGTCTATTGCATGTGAACCACAGTAAAATATACATGAACTACGAAACAGATAATGAACCCGCTCTGGATGTTCTTCAAAAGAAGCTACTAGCCGTCAACACACAGCTTATAGACACAGAGGAACAGAAGTTAGAACTAGAGAAACGTATCATAATCTTCAAACAACGTAAGATAGAATTAGAACGCGAGTTATTGAATTATCAACCAAAGAGACGAGTGTTAACACGTGTTGAACAGATACCAGTGGTGGATCTGACCAATAAGGTACACAACGGTATCCATCAAGGAGCTAAAATTGAGGGATGGATGGCTCTCCCAGAAAGTGTGATCAAAGCATGCGTAGCGTCGTCATCATCTTCTTCATCGCCTAGTAATGTTAAATCTTCCCAAGTTGATCCAAATGATCAG aaGAAAGCCAAGAATATGACATCCAAAAACTAA
- the LOC138336248 gene encoding UPF0430 protein CG31712-like isoform X5 — translation MAATKRVMATKVKIEDNYTPADMKEKQEVGTNTSESDISMCTAVKRKRGRPRKEEAKTTTPSDRPSSQPTIKTPDSEADDGVTHSPSPRKRGRPSLGTKTTEDNDTKSPTPRKRGRPSLASLQGNKTKSVGVQMSNQPRKRGRPLGSTNKNKANDVMQYKKKYMKKEKYRLLAKQFKLRRENIKNGPIKTFLTVKPVNRESSDDNSKSPVYNVMPQRKNNVQTPRLTEYQRSLLHVNHSKIYMNYETDNEPALDVLQKKLLAVNTQLIDTEEQKLELEKRIIIFKQRKIELERELLNYQPKRRVLTRVEQIPVVDLTNKVHNGIHQGAKIEGWMALPESVIKACVASSSSSSSPSNVKSSQVDPNDQKKAKNMTSKN, via the exons ATG GCTGCCACTAAGAGAGTTATGGCTACAAAAGTGAAGATCGAAGATAATTACACACCAGCTGAT ATGAAGGAGAAACAAGAAGTAGGAACAAATACATCAGAGAGTGATATATCTATGTGTACTGCTGTAAAGAGGAAACGTGGACGTCCTAGAAAGGAGGAGGCAAAGACA ACCACACCATCAGATAGACCTAGCAGCCAGCCAACAATTAAGACACCT GACAGCGAGGCTGACGATGGTGTAACACATTCTCCGTCACCGAGAAAGAGAGGGAGGCCATCTTTAGGAACT AAAACTACTGAAGATAATGACACAAAATCTCCGACACCTAGAAAACGAGGAAGGCCGTCTCTAGCATCT TTACAAGGAAATAAAACCAAAAGTGTGGGGGTCCAGATGTCAAATCAGCCAAGAAAACGAGGAAGACCGCTT GGATCAACCAACAAGAATAAAGCTAATGATGTG atgcaatataagaaaaaatatatgaagaaaGAGAAATACCGCCTGTTAGCTAAACAATTTAAATTGAGACgggaaaatatcaaaaatggtCCAATAAAGACGTTTTTGACGGTGAAACCTGTCAACAGAGAAAGCTCAGATGACAATTCAAAGTCGCCTGTGTACAACGTTATGCCTCAGAGAAAGAACAATGTACAAACTCCCAGACTTACCGAGTACCAGAGAAGTCTATTGCATGTGAACCACAGTAAAATATACATGAACTACGAAACAGATAATGAACCCGCTCTGGATGTTCTTCAAAAGAAGCTACTAGCCGTCAACACACAGCTTATAGACACAGAGGAACAGAAGTTAGAACTAGAGAAACGTATCATAATCTTCAAACAACGTAAGATAGAATTAGAACGCGAGTTATTGAATTATCAACCAAAGAGACGAGTGTTAACACGTGTTGAACAGATACCAGTGGTGGATCTGACCAATAAGGTACACAACGGTATCCATCAAGGAGCTAAAATTGAGGGATGGATGGCTCTCCCAGAAAGTGTGATCAAAGCATGCGTAGCGTCGTCATCATCTTCTTCATCGCCTAGTAATGTTAAATCTTCCCAAGTTGATCCAAATGATCAG aaGAAAGCCAAGAATATGACATCCAAAAACTAA
- the LOC138336248 gene encoding serine/arginine repetitive matrix protein 2-like isoform X1, which translates to MAATKRVMATKVKIEDNYTPADMKEKQEVGTNTSESDISMCTAVKRKRGRPRKEEAKTTTPSDRPSSQPRSKTPTTPSDRPSSQPTIKTPDSEADDGVTHSPSPRKRGRPSLGTKTTEDNDTKSPTPRKRGRPSLASLQGNKTKSVGVQMSNQPRKRGRPLGSTNKNKANDVMQYKKKYMKKEKYRLLAKQFKLRRENIKNGPIKTFLTVKPVNRESSDDNSKSPVYNVMPQRKNNVQTPRLTEYQRSLLHVNHSKIYMNYETDNEPALDVLQKKLLAVNTQLIDTEEQKLELEKRIIIFKQRKIELERELLNYQPKRRVLTRVEQIPVVDLTNKVHNGIHQGAKIEGWMALPESVIKACVASSSSSSSPSNVKSSQVDPNDQKKAKNMTSKN; encoded by the exons ATG GCTGCCACTAAGAGAGTTATGGCTACAAAAGTGAAGATCGAAGATAATTACACACCAGCTGAT ATGAAGGAGAAACAAGAAGTAGGAACAAATACATCAGAGAGTGATATATCTATGTGTACTGCTGTAAAGAGGAAACGTGGACGTCCTAGAAAGGAGGAGGCAAAGACA ACCACACCATCAGATAGACCTAGCAGCCAGCCAAGAAGTAAGACACCT ACCACACCATCAGATAGACCTAGCAGCCAGCCAACAATTAAGACACCT GACAGCGAGGCTGACGATGGTGTAACACATTCTCCGTCACCGAGAAAGAGAGGGAGGCCATCTTTAGGAACT AAAACTACTGAAGATAATGACACAAAATCTCCGACACCTAGAAAACGAGGAAGGCCGTCTCTAGCATCT TTACAAGGAAATAAAACCAAAAGTGTGGGGGTCCAGATGTCAAATCAGCCAAGAAAACGAGGAAGACCGCTT GGATCAACCAACAAGAATAAAGCTAATGATGTG atgcaatataagaaaaaatatatgaagaaaGAGAAATACCGCCTGTTAGCTAAACAATTTAAATTGAGACgggaaaatatcaaaaatggtCCAATAAAGACGTTTTTGACGGTGAAACCTGTCAACAGAGAAAGCTCAGATGACAATTCAAAGTCGCCTGTGTACAACGTTATGCCTCAGAGAAAGAACAATGTACAAACTCCCAGACTTACCGAGTACCAGAGAAGTCTATTGCATGTGAACCACAGTAAAATATACATGAACTACGAAACAGATAATGAACCCGCTCTGGATGTTCTTCAAAAGAAGCTACTAGCCGTCAACACACAGCTTATAGACACAGAGGAACAGAAGTTAGAACTAGAGAAACGTATCATAATCTTCAAACAACGTAAGATAGAATTAGAACGCGAGTTATTGAATTATCAACCAAAGAGACGAGTGTTAACACGTGTTGAACAGATACCAGTGGTGGATCTGACCAATAAGGTACACAACGGTATCCATCAAGGAGCTAAAATTGAGGGATGGATGGCTCTCCCAGAAAGTGTGATCAAAGCATGCGTAGCGTCGTCATCATCTTCTTCATCGCCTAGTAATGTTAAATCTTCCCAAGTTGATCCAAATGATCAG aaGAAAGCCAAGAATATGACATCCAAAAACTAA
- the LOC138336248 gene encoding serine/arginine repetitive matrix protein 2-like isoform X3 — MATKVKIEDNYTPADMKEKQEVGTNTSESDISMCTAVKRKRGRPRKEEAKTTTPSDRPSSQPRSKTPTTPSDRPSSQPTIKTPDSEADDGVTHSPSPRKRGRPSLGTKTTEDNDTKSPTPRKRGRPSLASLQGNKTKSVGVQMSNQPRKRGRPLGSTNKNKANDVMQYKKKYMKKEKYRLLAKQFKLRRENIKNGPIKTFLTVKPVNRESSDDNSKSPVYNVMPQRKNNVQTPRLTEYQRSLLHVNHSKIYMNYETDNEPALDVLQKKLLAVNTQLIDTEEQKLELEKRIIIFKQRKIELERELLNYQPKRRVLTRVEQIPVVDLTNKVHNGIHQGAKIEGWMALPESVIKACVASSSSSSSPSNVKSSQVDPNDQKKAKNMTSKN; from the exons ATGGCTACAAAAGTGAAGATCGAAGATAATTACACACCAGCTGAT ATGAAGGAGAAACAAGAAGTAGGAACAAATACATCAGAGAGTGATATATCTATGTGTACTGCTGTAAAGAGGAAACGTGGACGTCCTAGAAAGGAGGAGGCAAAGACA ACCACACCATCAGATAGACCTAGCAGCCAGCCAAGAAGTAAGACACCT ACCACACCATCAGATAGACCTAGCAGCCAGCCAACAATTAAGACACCT GACAGCGAGGCTGACGATGGTGTAACACATTCTCCGTCACCGAGAAAGAGAGGGAGGCCATCTTTAGGAACT AAAACTACTGAAGATAATGACACAAAATCTCCGACACCTAGAAAACGAGGAAGGCCGTCTCTAGCATCT TTACAAGGAAATAAAACCAAAAGTGTGGGGGTCCAGATGTCAAATCAGCCAAGAAAACGAGGAAGACCGCTT GGATCAACCAACAAGAATAAAGCTAATGATGTG atgcaatataagaaaaaatatatgaagaaaGAGAAATACCGCCTGTTAGCTAAACAATTTAAATTGAGACgggaaaatatcaaaaatggtCCAATAAAGACGTTTTTGACGGTGAAACCTGTCAACAGAGAAAGCTCAGATGACAATTCAAAGTCGCCTGTGTACAACGTTATGCCTCAGAGAAAGAACAATGTACAAACTCCCAGACTTACCGAGTACCAGAGAAGTCTATTGCATGTGAACCACAGTAAAATATACATGAACTACGAAACAGATAATGAACCCGCTCTGGATGTTCTTCAAAAGAAGCTACTAGCCGTCAACACACAGCTTATAGACACAGAGGAACAGAAGTTAGAACTAGAGAAACGTATCATAATCTTCAAACAACGTAAGATAGAATTAGAACGCGAGTTATTGAATTATCAACCAAAGAGACGAGTGTTAACACGTGTTGAACAGATACCAGTGGTGGATCTGACCAATAAGGTACACAACGGTATCCATCAAGGAGCTAAAATTGAGGGATGGATGGCTCTCCCAGAAAGTGTGATCAAAGCATGCGTAGCGTCGTCATCATCTTCTTCATCGCCTAGTAATGTTAAATCTTCCCAAGTTGATCCAAATGATCAG aaGAAAGCCAAGAATATGACATCCAAAAACTAA
- the LOC138336247 gene encoding LOW QUALITY PROTEIN: mannan-binding lectin serine protease 1-like (The sequence of the model RefSeq protein was modified relative to this genomic sequence to represent the inferred CDS: deleted 2 bases in 2 codons) produces the protein MAVGSSLILFCLGLLSSFVYSSLAGHRQKRDVSLCGGIVTETHGIISPPMDEDYYLPNWFCRWEIRAKEGHRLLLSARSFALEYSTGCHWDYLEVRDGGDDQVHTVGKYCGYSPLALLSTSDTLFLYFSADGSTQDRGFQLMFESIPRETSDISRCNQVIETGGLISSPNYPGQYQPYSFSVYWIKAPSENQRIHIEIRDVSLEDSGCLFDYVKMYDGRDSHSPSLLDICGDSTHTSYVTSSGNQAFITFVSDGYLEDRGFQIHISFIENEAPVEAVNQEDCHQIIDGAMEGVVTSPGFPGLYPTQSRCVITLISPQPDHHIRLTLVYLDMEGSINCTFDSLEFFDRTTEGVNSLGKICGQTTQNLIYITKSDTLKIVLTSDYLVTGRGFLGDFTVLPNEVSNCVPRCDQMSVCVEEKETFRCVNGKRCEYNICENGECVQQEGNLTCYCASNFTGMLCDTKIHQIDNVKAPPGPLDTHTDISANKGERLVLDCATNVSDTFFTWALNDRLIMGDVGVIEHVNGSLEILSFDDSYVGIYKCLADSFDTFSQITVNLTMTEECNFEIEISPSEVSVISGDTATISCTAGQHNITWMKDGVELEAGEQYQLSENGTVLTIHAVTQTTTGEYTCLVDKGGNCEVSRRVQVSNLPPRIDNGFCGRPAVPDMTPRMLGRISRGQSVQQGSSPWHVILRDRREMTTFCGGTLISKSWILTAAHCTSNDHFSREFNKSFDASFVDLFLGTDLCNGTDGERRGIRRYIPHPRFGERAPYDNDIALIELDAPVEYNRRIRPICLQSLEAIEGVFMNRQLGRTVGRVVGCGRVHERITETPPYVRDVYVPYVDRRFCSHARIGSGNFTDSMICAGYNRAYFGDACSGDSGGSMSMQRTADDPWFLVGIVSWGVGCDRPGHYGYYTHVAKFLDWVSRITDSEFLETF, from the exons ATGGCTGTTGGATCCAGcttgattttattttgtctcGGCTTGTTGTCATCTTTCGTTTATTCGTCTTTAGCTGGTCATCGACAAAAGAGAGACG TGTCGTTATGTGGAGGGATAGTTACAGAGACCCATGGCATTATAAGTCCCCCTATGGACGAAGACTACTACCTACCTAACTGGTTCTGTAGGTGGGAGATCAGAGCGAAGGAAGGACATCGACTATTATTGTCTGCTCGGTCGTTTGCTCTGGAATATTCTACCGGATGTCA TTGGGACTACCTTGAGGTACGTGATGGTGGAGATGACCAGGTCCATACAGTTGGTAAATACTGCGGGTACTCTCCTCTGGCCCTCCTCTCTACCTCCGACACACTCTTCCTCTACTTCTCAGCGGACGGCTCCACACAGGACAGAGGCTTCCAGCTCATGTTTGAATCCATTCCTAGAG AGACCTCCGACATTTCGCGATGTAATCAGGTGATTGAGACTGGAGGACTGATATCAAGTCCAAACTACCCCGGGCAGTACCAACCGTATTCCTTCTCTGTGTATTGGATAAAG gCACCTAGTGAAAATCAGCGGATTCACATAGAGATACGGGATGTTAGTTTAGAAGATTCTGGATGTCTGTTTGATTACGTCAAAATGTACGACGGAAGAGATTCAC ATTCGCCATCTTTACTAGATATATGCGGAGACTCGACACATACGTCCTATGTAACCTCCAGTGGAAACCAAGCCTTTATCACATTCGTATCGGACGGCTATCTGGAAGACAGGGGATTCCAGATACATATCAGCTTCATCGAAAACGAGGCACCTGTCGAAGCTGTCAATCAGGAAG ATTGTCACCAGATCATTGACGGGGCTATGGAGGGTGTGGTGACAAGTCCAGGATTCCCAGGCCTATATCCTACCCAGTCCCGGTGTGTGATTACCCTAATATCGCCCCAGCCGGACCACCACATACGCCTTACCTTAGTCTATCTTGACATGGAAGGCTCCATTAACTGCACATTTGATTCTCTGGAGTTTTTCGACCGAACAACAGAAG GAGTCAATTCTCTGGGTAAAATATGCGGCCAGACCACACAGAATCTTATATACATCACTAAATCTGACACTCTAAAAATAGTTCTGACGTCAGACTACCTCGTGACCGGAAGAGGTTTCCTGGGTGATTTCACAGTATTACCAAATGAGG tgtcGAACTGCGTACCACGATGCGACCAAATGTCCGTTTGCGTAGAGGAAAAAGAAACATTTAG GTGTGTGAATGGAAAGCGGTGCGAGTACAACATATGTGAAAATGGCGAATGTGTCCAACAGGAGGGGAACCTCACGTGTTACTGTGCGTCCAACTTCACTGGAATGCTGTGTGACACAAAAATTCATCAAATAGACAATGTG AAAGCCCCGCCGGGACCACTCGATACACATACAGACATATCTGCCAATAAAGGAGAACGTTTAGTGCTCGACTGTGCCACAAATGTGTCCGATACCTTCTTTACCTG GGCTTTAAATGATCGTCTTATCATGGGTGACGTCGGCGTCATCGAACATGTCAACGGAAGTCTGGAGATTCTATCGTTCGATGACTCCTACGTCGGAATATACAAGTGTCTGGCAGACTCTTTCGACACTTTCTCACAGATCACGGTCAACCTCACTATGACGGAAGAATGCAACTTCG AAATAGAAATCTCACCGTCCGAGGTATCCGTCATCAGTGGAGATACTGCCACTATAAGTTGTACAGCTGGACAACACAATATCACTTGGATGAAAGATGGAGTGGAGCTAGAGGCAGGAGAACAATACCAG CTATCTGAGAACGGAACGGTATTAACTATACACGCAGTGACCCAA ACAACAACTGGGGAATACACGTGCTTAGTagacaagggaggtaactgtgaAGTGTCC AGGCGTGTTCAAGTATCCAACCTACCGCCGAGAATAGACAACGGAT TTTGTGGAAGACCTGCCGTCCCAGATATGACACCACGAATGCTTGGAAGAATAAGCAGAGGTCAATCAGTGCAACAAGGTTCTTCCCCATGGCACGTGATCTTACGGGATCGAAGGGAG ATGACGACATTTTGCGGTGGCACTTTGATATCGAAATCATGGATTCTGACAGCCGCCCATTGTACCAGTAACGACCACTTCTCCAGAGAGTTCAACAAGTCATTTGATGCAAGCTTTGTAGATCTCTTCTTGGGTACTGACCTCTGTAACGGCACGGACGGCGAGAGAAGAGGTATTCGAAGATACATCCCTCACCCAAGATTCGGCGAACGGGCTCCTTATGACAACGACATAGCTTTAATAGAACTAGATGCCCCAGTCGAGTACAACCGTCGAATACGACCAATATGCCTCCAGTCTCTTGAGGCGATTGAAGGCGTATTCATGAACAGACAACTTGGTCGGACTGTCGGTAGGGTCGTGGGGTGCGGAAGAGTTCATGAACGAATCACAGAAACGCCTCCGTACGTTCGAGATGTCTATGTGCCTTACGTAGACAGAAGGTTTTGTTCCCATGCTCGGATCGGAAGTGGAAACTTCACAGACTCGATGATCTGCGCCGGGTATAACCGTGCCTATTTTGGCG